GTATTGAAAATAACagattgtatttgtattttcagaCTCCCCATGAGAGAGCAAACAGGATTTTAAATTCAGCTATAACCTACAATAGCTGTAGCACATATAGTTCTTTATTCACTCCTCTGTCTTTAGCATCAACTTTGTGGAAGAAAATGGGACCTCTTGTAACATTTCCATATTTAGATTACAAGGTATGTATTCAATACTTCAATATATGGTTCAATTTAATATACCTTTTCACTAGCAATAGTATACAAAGGTAAGACCTTCCTACCTGGGCAcctgaaaattaaaaacttactcTTTGGAGAATATTTTAGTTttgacatactgtggattcattaatgttcgttggataccaattttcatggattttgtaaGTACAGGGGAACCAGAAATTAAAatttttctaaaggaatgtatacagacttttttgaaaccacgaaattaaatatccacaaatgtGCAAGTTCTcctcaaaccatgaaaattggtacccacgaaaataaatgaatccacagtactttgTTTATTATGAAAAGGATATTAATAGCAGGAACAATTTGTATGGGGCATATAATAGATCAGATGGACCAATGCATTAAAATTTTACTAGCATGCCTAACTGTTTAAGGTGAGTTTTATTTGGGGTTTGCAAAAATCACCCCAGAAGTGTAGTAAGTGTATAGGTAGGGAATGCATTTTAAACCTAAAACTGTAAAACAGTTTGTAGAAAGATTTTCTTAACCtacataatttgttttaaatgtatctTCACAATCTTTGTTCTCTATTTTTAGTCAATACCATACCATACAAGTAGTATACTAGCTGCATCATTAGACACAATGTCTTTACCCTACAGAAGTACTGGTCATATGGATCTCAGAGATCTCACTGATAGTCTCAATTCATTAGGTAAAAAGGTTTGTATCAACAGTTAGAAGGACATTGTATTAAGGGGGCTCGCTggtataaatgaactttatcatataaaaatatggggtcaccattcatttaAGCTCTCAATCTGCGTTTGAAAGAAGCATACAATTTTGTacaggtactttttttctgttgaactaaaagtagaaataaaggtaaaattgaaataaaaaaagaactaaattacagaaattgcttaaattttacaatacatGCAATAGTTTAGTTTGAGTACAGCTTATttgagaaaaataataaaaaaatataggtcaccaatgagttaaaaaagagatttcaattttgatgccaaaaaatggcattattgcaccaagggagataatttggagctttttcaatgacaagttcatttttaaagtcatctgggtCCAaagcgaattgattttttggggttgatttttgtaccatatgatagagtaacaactaataaagtaataaataaaatttgtaatgaaaaaaaaagacatatttgtACCCTCGAGTGTCCTTAAGAGACGGTTTGGCTTTCCTTTGGTCTCCATTTGGCCTGAAAATTGAAGTATCACTCAACCATGTAGTCATTACATAAAAAATGAACTGACATGAGATGTCTTGTTTAAATTGGGATGTCTTTCAAATATAACCACTAAATCATAGCCCCTTTGCTTATTATGTtgaattctgcaatttcaagcattcaAGCTATTTTGTCTTAAGTTTGAATAAAGTGACAGTCATTTCATGTCAACACTGTACCTTATCAAGGCTATAACTGAAACAATTCAATATACCATTATTTGCATGTAAAGAATATACTTGTTCAGGGGAGtttgataatacaaaacatgttCCATTACTTCTGAAAATTTACCGAATTCTGAAAAACACGGCACTTTTCAAAAGATGTCACAAACTACATCTAAATCACCTGTTGTTACATgaactatatatttatatatatatatatatagctaaatgtattgttttaatgaaactaaaaaatagatataaatttgaattttgaattatcaGTCCAAATTTCAGTAAAAAGGCATGGTGTTTTTGGTTATCATTGATACTTATTTTGTTGGATTGCAGAAATCTCAGATACTTGATTAATGGGGTTATACCAAAATTAGCTTACAACCCTATAGgaagtttgtattttttttttaataattgtattgatattcatgtttcATTCTACCtatgaaattcacaaaaaatAGAATCCCACTAATGGATCTACCAAGAATGACCTTTATCAGACAATAATTAGTTCCAATAACATAAAAATGGTACAATTTGTATTCAATGAATCTGTTTAAACCAAACTCTGACTGAATTGAAACATTTCTAATCTCAATTTAGTCCAAAGTCCTTTTACATCAATATCAATACATGTTGTATCTGTCTAAACCAACTCCTATAAAGGAACTTACGAGGGAACTTAcgttatactgtggattcattataattagTTGGATACTAATTTTTTCGTGGTTTTTGTGGATACAGGGAAAACacgaattttaaaaaatgttcaacgaattacaagtTTGCTATAGGATGATATACAGATTTTtgaaaaaccatgaaatcaaatatcgaGGAAagtgcaagttttcctcaatccacaaaaatttgtaatcacaaaaatacatgaCTCCACAGTAATTGATTCTGTTACTATGGCTAACGTATTACATGTAAACATTTTACAACATTTGTTTCCTTCACTACTTAAGATATTTAAACTGAACTTATTCTTCAGTCATTATACATGTTTAAGAGTTTAGTTTAGACAGTTTTTGCTATATATAGGATATAATGAATGAAATATAAGgttgaattaaaatatattttctttattcattCTGTATTCCATGTTTGGAGGAAGTCTCAATGAAAAGAAGCCTGCAGAATTCTTATATAAGTAAGActggatatatttatttttgattcaATATCACAATGACAGAGTTGAGGAAAAttaccttttgacattaatttttgttgttgaattaaTTTTGAACACTATTTCAGGACAAAATCTTTATTGGGTAACAGGATTAAGGATAAAAATGTAATAACATTAATTTTCACATTTCAGGTGGCATCCTTAAATGCAGCATTACCTTTTCCTATGATTGGTAACGGTCAAGTAGTTCAATCCATCCTGTCATTAGAGGACAATTTACCTTGGTCATCTCTGACACCACATGTGACTAACCAGTCCAATCCATTTATGCAGTCAGTTGTATCAAGAGGTATTACAGATCTAAAGCTTAAGAGGTTAGTTACTGAATACTGTATACCAACTTTAGGGAATTATAGGGCCTGCCTTGGAAATTCAAAACTCTTGAGGGAATAATAAGGCCTTGGAAATTCAAAACACATTCGGGAATAATAAGACCTTTGaaattaaaaacttcaaaaacatAACATTTGTTGATTAAAATCTTCAACCTTCAAGAGCACCTCTGTTCACCCCCTTTGAATTCATTCATTTTCAGGGAAACCAATTTTTGTTGATTGCAGAAaccttgcattttcgtggatatgtgATTTCATGGTTCTGCCAAAGTCTGGATACAATTTTGTAGAAATTTGTATTTCTTTGAACTTAaatgtggttcacctgtacccacaataattggtatccaatgaataatattGAATCAGCagtagtcagctttaaaaggccctgaaatgacaaatgtaaaaaaaaatcaaatgagaaaacaaatggcctatttaatgtacaaaataatttaataaaaaacaaatatgttacacagcaacacacaacaaccactgaattacaggctcctgatttgggactggcacatacatacagaatgtggcaaggTTTAACATGTTACTGGGATCCCAACCCTgtcctaacctgagacagtggtgttgcagtacaacataagaacaaactatacaaatttgttgaaaaagtctgaAAAtactaatatttaaaaatttttatttaaaaacagcaCTGAATTGTTGAATACCTCACCCATTCCAAGTTACTAGGCCTCAAACAAAggagttgatatttttctgacattgatcttatattatttatttcagtCAGTTACCTTATTCAAAGACTCCaaatgaatatagttcctgttaTTCAGTAGATGATGTCCTACAGAGGTATCTAGAAACCAAATTCCAATCCACTTTcaggtaaatatttatttatgtataactGTGGATTCCTTATTTTGCATTGGATACCAATTTAAGTGGATTagtgggtacaggtaaaccacgaaattgAATGTCCAAAGAACAACAAATTTTCAATAGGCATGTATGCAGGTTTCAGCAAAACACAcagtatatatgtaggactcaaatctatggtgggttccagatctatggtaaatgtgacgtaACAAACACCAAACAAATCACAAATCTATAGCAATTTTTGGTTTTAAATGCTTCAAATCCATGGCAGTTTTAGAAACGATGAAACTTTTGTCACAATTGAATAAGTCAGAATAACATCATGAAAAGTCAAAGCCGCCGTGAAGGATTTTCTTATATATCTTCTTATTCTCGTGTTCCTGATGTTGCTCTCATCCTTAATTGTAcgagttttactgtgcattttgatttgttttctgcTGTTTTCGTGTTGCATGTTAGATGTTAGATGTTACATATAACAAAAAGCATTTTGTCAGCTATACTACAGTGACTACCAGTACTATTGTAGCAATActtgcaattttgaaataaatgaaaaatatgtcaCAGATTTCTAATACATATATTCACATTATTTTCCTCTATGTCTATGTCCAATAACTGTATTGTTCGAGTAATAAGGATTTTTTTTCCTCTTGAAATTAAATcttattttaaacaaaagaatCTTACAAATTGGGCCAAAAGAAATGTTTTTCAGGTTTCCATTCTGACCTTATTGTTTTAAAAACACTTTTGGTAGTGAtactagaacatgtagaatatcGGTTTATTACACTGGAGATAAAATATTGAGCAATAGTCCAGttaatctagcataaatttgagcctaaccttgaagtaattgcaaTAGAAGATTTCTAAGTTTTAGAATTATATCCCTAAgttacacagaaaaaaaaaatccataaaatctaacttgagaaAAACTAAAAATTCACGATTTTAAATTCCTATGAAGATTTGCAttgatatgggagataactctgccaaaaaaggcagaaatagcTGGGGCATAGATAGAAAGAAACGATCTTCAAGCAACTAAGCCGAGCAAAGCGAacaaattttgggacccttttatgcagaatttgttttttttctgttttcggtcataggacggttaaaagagataggacttataaaaaaattatgaatgtaaaactattaataaatcttttgaatagagtaatacataaacaaaacatatttgtgggtttttttcaacatacgtagtacactgatagatctccatggtagcactcgcgaaaTGTTATAAACCATGcagcgtacgtgttcggcatcgagcgacctcccaattacatgccaggtcagtttcactgtctcagacaatgttgagatttgtttgtttgttataattcttacaacacgatgaagcagatgcagcgcaaagaagcgattttctgataatactAAACTCGACTCCACTCTCATGTTCCCTTATtatatggtctatgaacgcaaaaaataatgagactgttttggcgtgtttgcagggtgattggctctggtAGTCTGTCGACCACATTGTCCCGGCATATATTCAACGATATCATAgggttctgataattctaatgccgattggtacatctcaaactgatgaactgtacactgtaaaatacatgtcttagactgagtattacaaattcaaatcttgtaaaaaatacaagttactgtccgattttgtcataatctccaataaaacttttattttgaaaccaaatgccgttatttaatgatatttcatcaattaaaaaagtgacaacataggtgtttcctttatcATTctatctataaatttttattttgccatttcaagtttttttgcatgccgaatcgatgtgcacaCAACTGCATGTTAGcatatagggagctacgcgcctgaatatcaataaaaatttatgCAAAATTCTTTACCTCTTTTATTTAACAGAATGTGTTGTTGATTCTTGATATATAAGCTATCTTTAGAATACAAaaaaacaactctaaaggtgttttcttatcttttatcaagctaccacctagatttcataattcattagttgaccatttatcaGATTTTTCAGCATGTCAAAAAGAAtcttaaattgaataaaactaataaaacatatattcttctttttgtggtttaaagtttcttaaaacaaggtagatgctgaaaaatataatttacagatataaacaattccaAATATTCACATTAGTCAttatagtttttttcaaaatggtcacaaagccataccggtaaatttgcaatttctttttaaatatagaatgtgcaaaaaaaaaattaaaaatacccataacactttggttttgtacatttcatgagcataagattatataatttagtcaaatacgatcttataaccccatcaaagtatcataatttacatgaatttttaagaaaatcaaccaaaaactgacaaaaaaagctgattttttttgtggcattatctccctttccaatgttaatttccataagaaattaaaaattctgtttttaagtttcctcaagttagattatatgagacttttttctgtgtatatttggggcttAATGCTAAAGATTAGAActtaaacattttctgttgcaattagtttgagttttaaacttagtttgactggactacaAATTCATATATAGAATTCTACCAACCtactttatttttctaaattaggAAACCAtaaatttatgttttcatttgacctgattacatgtttaatttttttcagtgCCAGAAGTGTTTGTCGTTTAAATCTTGATGTGTTACCTCCCTTTCCAAACATTTTCAGTAGAAATATAGACAGCAGTGGATTTATATCTCCTGTTCTGAGACACCTCAAACAAGGTAAGTTCTAATCTCAGGAGACATTTCTGCAGTGTGTAATGTAAAATTCAGCGGAAAGGAAAGATTGCCCTAAGCTTACTAGCATATTTaccttgttttatatataaaagaaaatgtggtatgattgccaattagacaactctctacaagagatcaaatgacacagatattaacaactacaggtcaccgaacagccttcagcaatgagcaaagcccatactgcatagtcagctatgaaaggctccgaaatgacaaatgaaaaacaattcaaatgagaaaactaacagccttatttatgaacaaaaaacaaattgtaacACATCAATAAAAGACAGCCACTGAATAAACATTAGATGAAGGCTATTTTTACATGGTTTGCATACCCAGGTaggaaaatttaaattttgatgacattgtttaaaatatgtattttgagaTATGATTAAGCTTAATATCATGACTATTGAGTGTTCTgccattttcaataaaataactaGCACtgatataaccaaataaaaataatacaagagtgcacacactgaaatgtctcgccttctttactaatcattgatattactgtatgttgatactcctaaatataaagctttattaagactgtcacataaacttaacatgaaccatgaaaatgaggtcaaggtcagttgaaccatatgccaggcagacatgtacagctaacaatgcttccatacaacaaatatagttgacctattgcttatagtttaagaaaatagactaaaacacaaaaacttaacactgagcaatgaaccctgaaaaccaggtcaaggtcaaataaaacctgcacgactgacatatagatcataaaatatttccatacaccaaatatagttgacctatgacatatggTATTAGATAagaagaccaaaactcaaaaacttaactttgaccactgaaccatgaaaatgaggtcaaggtcagatgacatctacccgctagacatgtacaccttacaatcattccatacaacaaatatagtaaacctattgcataaagtatgaaaaaaacagaccaaaacacaaaaacttaactataaccactgaaccatgaaaatgaggtcaaggtcagatgacatctacccgctagacatgtacaccttacaatcattccatacaacaaatatagtaaacctattgcataaagtatgagaaaaacagaccaaaacacaaaaacttaactataaccactgaaccattaaaatgaggtcaaggtcagatgacacctgccagttggacatgtacaccttacagtccttccatacaacgaatatactagacctattgcttatagtatctgagatatggacttgaccaccaaaacttaaccttgttcactgatccatgaaatgaggtcgaggtcaagtgaaaactgtctgacagacatgaggaccttgcaaggtacgcacatatcaaatattgttatcctattacttataataagagagaattcaacattacaaaaaatttgaacttttttttcaagtggtcactgaaccatgaaaatgaggtcaaggacattggacatgtgactgacgtaaacctcgtaacatgaggcatatatatacaaagtatgaagcatccaggtattccaccttctaaaatataaagcttttaagaagtaagctaacaccgccgccgccgccggatcactatccctatgtcgagctttctgcaacaaaagttgcaggctcgacaataaatcACCTAGACTCTCACCAGTAAAACATCATCACAGTTTGTTAGTTAAAACCAGAAACATCTTAAAATTATAACATTTTCTTGACTGTTTTCACTCAATACACAGATTTCCAGCATGATTAAATCTGGGAACCATAATAAATAAAGTGCAGCTAGTGGGAGAGACATTCTACAATTCAACTCTCcctattttctgttttgtaggAGTAGACAGGATACCAGTTATGACATCTTTACAGTCTAGTCCAGACATTCACCAGTTAACACAGACTTTACATGCAGAGGCATctaaacttaacattaaaaaaCATTCAGCCTATATAGAAGCAGGACTTGAAGAAGATAATTATCAAGAAATCTTACAAGAGTTATCTGATCTTGATTCATGTTATGTGAACAAAATGGAAAGCTTGTGATATTGTTTTATTGCTTTTTTGCCAGCTTTAACTATGAAACTATTTGTAGAACTTGGACTGTTAGTTTTATAAAAACACCCaatgtaaaagttttatatattttattcatcatTTTGTAATGCAAATAGtaaagacaataaaaaaatacaaattattacaaaaatatttaacatacaaAACTAATATCAAATGGTTAGAATACTCTTTctctaaaaacaaaaacaaaaaccatattTAGGTGTAAAAACGATTTGTACACATTAGGACATGAATGATAAACATATACAAATAGCATAATTTGATAACAATTTTATCCAGAATGGGATGTTGACATACATGTTAATATTCAGCAGCAGCATCAATAATTCATCATTTCAGAATAATGCATTTTGGGTAATATTTATTAAACTACACCAAAAATGTGATTGGTtaataacattcaaaacaatGCTTATCCAGCCCTTGATActaataattttcattttgatgTACAATTACAAGGATATTTGACACAATTTGTAAGATTCTGTATTtaaatgcttacccttctggatgacctgatttcactcccggtttttagtggagtttgtgtgGTTTCTTATTTCTTAATTGTCTTTGtctactccttggttttgattgtaatTGTCTTACAGTAGGTGGGCAATTCATACATATACTCATTTTTGATTGGCTGCAAGATGAATCACCTGATTCTATTGGATGTTTCTAATTTATGTATAAGCTAGATAAGAATAGAGTTATGTATTAGCTTCACCATCCAAATAAAATGACACTATTTTCAACATTGCTTTACTTGTAGCTAAAATTCAAGGTTTAAAAAACTTGCCCTTTGTGATACTGCTTTCATATTGAACAAACTATTATGATGATATTTTGCTTAAAGCTTTACTTTAAGACTTTtgataacaaatatgttgtattttgaaGATCTGTAAATAAAGAATTGAAActtgtttttagaaaattttattttaaatgaaagcaAGTGACTAGGGTAATAAAAAAATTAGCAAGAAAGGCTTCATAAGATTTGTGAatggatttcatttgtttggTAATAATTCACAGTCTTTTTATatgcccgtcaaaattttgacaggacgtattatggtatacaaatgtctggtgtccgtccgtccgtccgtccgtctgtctgtctgtctgtccgtccgtctgtccgtctgtttgtccggcgtaaacatgtcgcaccgtaacttgagaacgacttatctaaatttcatgaaacttaatacagttgttttttatgatggtctaatgatctgtatactttttggtgaaaataagatttaaactttttgagttacggcactttgtaactaaaacaggggtgtgttttttttcacatgtcgcaccgtatctcaaaaacgattcttgattattgcttaacactttacacacttcttagttatattaatcttaatatctgtatactttttggtgaggattcaaaatttcatttttgagttattgagtattttgtaaaaaagggggagggttttttacatgtcgcgccgtatctcaaaattgatttatgattattgcttaaaactttacacacttctttgttatattaatctaaagatctgtatactttttggtgatgattcaaaatttcatttttgagttattgagtattttgtaaaaaagggggagggggtttttacatgtcgtgccgtatctcaaaaacgatttatgattattgcttaaaactttacacacttctttgttatattaatctaaagatctgtatactttttggtgatgactcaaaattttatttttgagttattgagtattttgtaaaaaaggggagggttttttttacatgtcgcgccgtatctcaaaaacaatttatgattattgcttgaaactgtacacacttctttgttatattaatctaaagatctgtatactttttggtttgattcaaaattttattttagtgatatttgtaaaaagaaaacagggtgggggggtttcacatgtcccgccgtgtctcaaaagcaataaatggtaattgcttaaaactttctcagaaactatttatgatcattgcataaaacttccacacaagacgtcgggcgtatcatgcgctcatggcgcagctgtttattttccAAGTTTTCCTGTTCTCCTCTGTACtcgattaattgattgattgttgttttttgttCGCTAAACAtctagtgacaaatatttcatgcatgttcagaaatatcacaaaaattgATACCACTACCAAAAGTACTTAAACAGTAATCAAAACTCAATTTTTAGATAGTCATCAGGGTTTtgtcatacctgtcaacctgtgatgatgaaaatgcaggtcatgacctgcattgaagaatcaaatctcaggtcataacgcgtacaaactttttcgagctgaatttcagtatttatggtacatttttcttataatttaaatcaaaGTTACAAAAACATCAATGCATGCTTACTTGGTTACAATGTCagtaattttaaatgttattaattattattttattgcactttgaaaagatttttataaatatgtgtAACACAGTCTTATGTTCTTTTGTTATAATGATGATGTAATTGAACCTAAAACATGAATTACTAGGTTTCATTTTTGAAaagtaatatgaaaatgtttgaGACTGGCTATTCAGCCTTAAAACACATcatcaaattttcaaatgaaattagactgtaataaaatatagtaatacagttaaaagAGGTATAGATGAACAAAatcattttcaacttttttttttaaattgtataaagatataaaaataatgaaaagttaaatTTCAATATGTaattgaagaatatttttttaagatttaatctttttcaccccaAAAA
The window above is part of the Mytilus galloprovincialis chromosome 4, xbMytGall1.hap1.1, whole genome shotgun sequence genome. Proteins encoded here:
- the LOC143072310 gene encoding protein misato homolog 1-like yields the protein MGSREIITLQIGHYSNFVGTHWWNIQESSFNYDPTKALEEKEVNHDILWREGQTLKGEITFTPRLIAFDLKGSLKTLKQEGILYDLNSQEEVKWGGDVNLHQSVPVPKNQYLQDLAAKENTVLVPEDTDQGEGDDIPDDISAKEEEVFGRKLYDLDDSVNVWSDFLKVHIHPKSLHIINEYTKDSEIDKFDIFGCGKSVLSNYETRSEMEDRIHFFTEECDSLQGFHILVDTFDGFGGLGAGLLEYLRDEFDTKSLMTFGLTPADLPDSTPHERANRILNSAITYNSCSTYSSLFTPLSLASTLWKKMGPLVTFPYLDYKSIPYHTSSILAASLDTMSLPYRSTGHMDLRDLTDSLNSLGKKVASLNAALPFPMIGNGQVVQSILSLEDNLPWSSLTPHVTNQSNPFMQSVVSRGITDLKLKSQLPYSKTPNEYSSCYSVDDVLQRYLETKFQSTFSARSVCRLNLDVLPPFPNIFSRNIDSSGFISPVLRHLKQGVDRIPVMTSLQSSPDIHQLTQTLHAEASKLNIKKHSAYIEAGLEEDNYQEILQELSDLDSCYVNKMESL